Below is a window of Leucobacter chromiiresistens DNA.
CCCATGAAGGCGATGAGATTGGTCCATGCGCCGAAGCGCAGCCCCGTGCGCATCTCGTCGAGGTACTGACCGCGGCGCAGGTGCCAGGCGGCCGTCGAGACGACGACGACCCCGGCGAACATCACCGCGGCGAAGATGGTGTGCGGGAACTGCGTCACCGCGACCGGGTTCGTGAGCACCGCGCCGATGCTCTCGAGCTCGGCGCGACCGCGCTCCTCGTTGATGGTGAAGCCGTCGGGGTTCTGCATGAAGGCGTTCGCCGCGAGGATGAAGTAGGCGGAGGCCACGGTGCCGAGCCACACGGACCAGATGGTCATCAGGTGGATCTTCTTCGGCAGCTTGTCCCACCCGAAGATCCACAGGCCGATGAAGGTCGCCTCGAAGAAGAACGCGATGAGGCCCTCCATCGCGAGCGGCGCGCCGAAGATGTCGCCGACGAAGCGGGAGTAATTCGACCAGTTCATGCCGAACTGGAACTCCTGCACGATGCCGGTGACGACGCCCATGGCGAAGTTGATGAGGAAGATCTTGCCGAAGAGGCGCGTGAGCCGCAGGTACTTGACCTTGCCGGTCTTCACCCATGCGGTCTGCAGAATGGCGACGAGCAGGCACATGCCGATCGTCAGCGGGACGAAGATGAAGTGGTACAGCGTCGTCAGGCCGAACTGCCACCGCGATAACGTCAGAGGATCGAAGAACTCGTTCATGTACTGCTCCCGAACGAAGGTCGCGCGCCCCACCGAGGGTGCACTCCCTTAGTGAGATCCGCCACGAGATGTCATTCTCGCCGGAGCCATCGGCTGGATGCCGACTGGCTCAATTTTAGCGTTTCTGTGAATCTCCTGCGAATGCGCTTCGGCTTCGAGCCATATTTCACTCGACGCCGAACGGAATATCTCTCGACGTCGAGCGGTCGACCGGCGGGCCCGGCTGAGGGTCGGCCCCGCCGCCGTCGTTACACTCGGGAGCGTGACCGACTTCCTGAGCGCAGTGATCGAGTGGCTCCGCGACCTGGACCCGGTGCTGCGCACCCTGCTCGCGGGCGTCGGCATGATGCTCGAGACCTCCATCTTCGTCGGGCTCGTCGTGCCCGGCGACACCATCGCCCTCGTCTCCGCGATCGGAGTGACCTCGTCCACCGAGTTCGTCTGGCTCGTGATCGCCCTGGTGCTCGGGGCCATCGCGGGCGAGAGCCTCGGCTTCCTCCTCGGCCGCTGGGCCGGCCCGCGCATCCGCGCGAGCCGCGCCGGGAGACGGCTCGGAGAGCGCAACTGGCGGATCGCCGAGCACTACCTCGGGGAGCGCGGCGGGATCGCGGTGTTCCTCTCCCGATTCCTGCCGGTGCTGCACTCGCTGGTTCCGCTCACCGCGGGGATGGCGGGCATGCGGTACCTGCGATTCCTCGGCTGGACGGCATCGGCGAGCGTGGTGTGGGCGCTGATCGTCGTCACCCTCGGGTTCGGCGCCGCCGCCGGGTTCGATCGACTGGCCGATCGCGTGAAGGGCGCCGGGTTCGTGTTCGCCGGGTTCGCGGCGCTCGTCGCGCTCTCGATCTGGGGGGCGAAGAAGTGGTTCCTGCGCCGCGAGCAGCGCCATCTCGACCTGGCGGCAACCAGTGCATCGCCTGAGGATCCGCACCCGCCGACGCCCTAGACTGGGCGGGTGACTTCGCCGCCTCAGCCAGACCCCCGACCCCGCTTCGCGGCTCGACTGGAGGATTGGCTGCACAGCCGCCGAGCGCGGCGGGCGATCGCGCACGGCAAGAAGCCCTCCGTCATCCCCTACATCGGGTACGGCACGACCGAGTGGATGCGGGTGCTGGGCCGCGTGCTCTACCTGCGCCCCGAGAGTCGCGAGCACACGCGGTTCCGGCCCGACGTGGCCGAGGTGTCCCGCGTGCGCGGGTGGCGCACCTTCACCAGCCTCTCCGTTCCCCATCAGACCGTGCGCGTGCTCATCGACGGCGAGCCGGTCACCGAGGTGACCGCGGATCGCGGCGGCGTGATCGACGCCATGGTGCCCGTGCAGCTCGAGCCGGGGTGGCACACCGTCACGCTGCAGGCCGGCGACAGCGAAGCGGCGGACGCCCCCGTGAACATCGTCGACCCCGAGGTGGAGTTCGGCGTCATCTCCGACATCGACGACACGATCCTGCTCACCGCCCTCCCCCGGCCGTTCGTCGCGGCCTGGAACAGCTTCGTGCTCGACGAGCACGCGCGCTCCGCCACCCCGGGCATGGCCGTGATGCTCGACCACCTCATGGCGGAGCACCCCGGCTCCCCCGTGATCTACCTCTCGACGGGGGCCTGGAACGCCGCCCCCGCCCTCAGCCGCTTCCTCGCCCGCAACCTCTACCCGATGGGGCCGCTGCTGCTCACCGACTGGGGCCCGACCCACGATCGGTGGTTCCGGAGCGGGCGGGATCACAAGCGACGCGAGCTGCGCCGCATCGTGCAGGAGTTCCCGGGGGTCCGCTGGATCCTCATCGGCGACGACGGCCAGCACGACGAGGCGCTGTACCACGAGTTCGCGACGGTCCACCCCGAGAACGTCGCCGCCGTGCTCATCCGCCAGCTCTCCATCGGAGAGGCGGTGCTGGCCGGCGGCCGCTCGAAGGCGCGCCTGCACCGGAGCACGAGCGGCGTGCCCTGGGTGTACGGCCCCGACGGCGCCACGCTGCGCGAGGAGCTGCGCAAGCTGGGACTGCTGTGACCGGTCCGGTCACCCGGCCGTGGCGCCGGTTCGAGCGCGACCTCACGGGCCGCTTCACCGTGTCGGTGCGCCCCGCCTGGTGGCAGCTCGCCAAGGGAGCGGCCGCGGCGATCCTGACGTGGTTCATCTGCCTCGCGATCTTCCCCGCGCAGCTGCCCATCTTCGGCGCGATCGCGGCGCTGATCGTGATGCAGGACAATGTCGACCAGTCGCTCACCCGCGGCATCGAGCGGGTCGTGGGCGTGCTCGTGGGCGTGGGCGTCGCGATCGGGGCCGGGGCGCTCTTCGGCCCGCAGTCCTGGCTCTTCATCGCGGCCATCATCGTCGCGATGGGCGTGGGGTGGCTGCTGCGCATGACCCCGTCGGCCGCGAACCAGGTCGCGATCAGCGCGCTCCTGATGATCGCGCTCGGAGGTCTGCAACTGCACTACGGGGCCGAGCGACTCATCGAGACCGCGATCGGCGCGGCCATCGGTGTGCTGCTGAATGCTCTGATCGTGGCGCCGGTGCGCACCTCCTCGGTGCACCTCGCGATCGTCGACCTCACCGAGCACTCGGCGGAGGTGCTGCGCCGCATCGCCGACGCCCTCGACGAGCCCCGCGATCGGCCGTGGCTCGCGGAGATGCTCGCCGACGCCCGGGGGCTGCAAGACGAGCGCACCCGGGTGCATGCGCTGCTGCGCGAGGCCCGCGAGAGCCTCCGCTTCAACCCGCGCAGCCGGCGCTACCGCGAGGGGCTCGCCGACGACGACGCGCAGTTCCAGCGCCTGCAGCGCATCGTCACGCAGATCATCGGCATGGCGCGGGCGCTCGCGGACCTCTACGACCCCGAGCTGACCGAGGATCCGTTCGTGATCGGCATGGCCGAGGAGATGCGCCGTGCGGCGCACGATCTCGAACTCCTCGTGCCGGCCGATCCCGGTGCCGAGGCGGCGCCGGAGCCGCTCGCGCTGACCACGCCCCTCACCATTCCCCGGCCGAACGAGCGGCACTGGGTGCTCATCGGGTCGCTCATGGAGGATCTGCGCCGCGTGCGCGGCCGCATCACCGGTGAGCTCGACTGATACGGCGAACCGCCGCCCCGCGGACGCGGGACGGCGGTTTCGCATGATCGGCGCGCGGGCTACTGCTGCAGCGCTGCCTGCACGTCGAGCGTGATCGTCACGTCGGAGCCGAGCAGCAGGCCGCCCTTCTCGAGCGGAGCGTTCCACGTCAGGCCGAAGTCCTCGCGCTTGACCTGCGTCGTCGCGGTGAAGCCGGCCTTGTAGTTGCCGTAGGCGTCCTCGCCGAATCCGCCGAACTCGAAGTCGAACGTGACGGGCTTCGTGACACCGCGGAGCGTGAGGTCGCCGTCGACGAAGAAGGAGCCGTTCTCCTCGCGCACGCCGGTCGACACGAAGGTGAGCTTCGGGAACTCGTCGGCGGCGAAGAAGTCGCCCGTGGCGAGGTGGCCGTCGCGGTTCTTCTCGTTCGTGTTCACCGAGGCGACGTCGGCGCTCGCCGTGACGCTCGACTCGAGCGGGTTCTCAGCCGTCGTGAAGGTCGCTTCGAAGCTCTCGAACTTGCCCTTGACCTTGCTGATGGCCAGGTGGCGAACCGAGAAGCCGACCTCGGAGTGCGTGGGGTCGATGGTCCAGGTTCCGACGCGGTACCCGGGGATCTGCTCTGCAGTGATGGACATATCGTGCCTTTCGTGTAGCGGTGCTGGGTCTGCTGAGCACAACTATTACATGCAAACGAATATTCCCGGGCCGCGAAAAAACTTTCGGCGCCCCTAGCGCGGTCGTCGCTTCGCACTCTCGCGGGCGCGGTGCACCGCCTCATGCGTCTCGGCGACCGGATCGAACGAGCCGTATCGGCGCCGAGCCGCCTCCCCGATGAGGAAATCGCTGATCGCCGGATTCTTCGGAAGCAGCGACCCGTGCAGATAGCTGCCGATGACGTTCGCCGTGCGCGCGCCCTCGACTCCCGCGTCGGGGGCGTTGCCCGCGCCCTGCACCACCCGCCCGAGCGGCGCCGACCCCGGCCCGAGGCGCGTGCTGCCGCTGTGGTTCTCGTACCCGATCACCTCGCCGAACGCGTCGGTGTCGAGCACCACATTGCCGATCATCCGCTCCGTGCCGCCGAGCGTCTCGACGTCGAGCACCCCGATGCCGGTGAGCTCGTCGCCCGCGTGCGTGACGAAGCGGTGGCCGAACAGCTGGTAGAGCCCGCAGATCATCAGCATGGGCACGCCGTCCACGGCGAGCGCGCGGATGCCGTCGGCCCGCTGCGCGAGGTCGAGCGCGACGCGGCCCTGACCCGAATCCTGCCCGCCGCCGCCGATCACGATGTCGACGGTCTCGGGCAGCGCGTCGCCGGGGTTCACGTCGACGATGCGCGGCGTGAAGCCGTGCGCCGCCGTACGGCGGGCCAGGGAGAGCACGTTGCCGCGGTCGCCGTAGATGTTCATGTCTCGCGGGTAGAGCGAGACGATGACGAGTTCGCGCTCGATGTCGTTCACCAGACGTCCTCCACATCGGTCAGGTCCGCGAGCGCCCGCCTCAGCTCGAGCATCGCGGTGTAGGTGCAGTAGATGCGCCGCGGGCGGCCGACGGTCCGCTCGCGGAACGCGGTGAGCGCGCGCCGCAGGTCCTCCTCGACGTGCCCGACGGCGACGTCGTCGTGCTCGAGGCGGAGCGCCATGTCCCAGGCGCGCGTGCCCGCGACGGTGTCGACGCCCGCCGCGGAGAGCGACGTGAAATCGACGTCCCAGAGCCACGACATGTCGCGCCCGTCGGCGTACTGGTCGTTGATGGCGATCATGGCTGCGACGCCGTCGGCCGTGAACGAGGCGAGCCCGAGCCGGAAGCCGGCCGGGTTCTTCACCAGCACGAGTTCGAGCGGCTCGCCGTCGAGCACCAGTTGCTCCCCCCGCCCGAACGCTGGGCGGATGCCGGCGAGCGCCTCGATGAGCTCGGCGTTCGTCGCGGCCGCGCGCGCCGCGCCGCCGTCCGCCGCGAGCGGACCGGCCTCGAGGATCTGGCGCACGAGCGCGAGCGCCGCGGCGGCGTTGAACGTGTTGTAGAGCCCCTCGAGCTTCAACGAGGTGCGGTGCTCCTCGCCGTCGATGCCGAACCGCGCCTCGTGGTCGCCGATCTCGAGCAGCATCACATCGGCGGCGGGCCGCACGTCGCGCGGCTCCTCCCCGGCCTCCACCGTCACGCCGGGTTCGGCTGAGAGATGGAAGTCGTCGTCGCTCGGGAACGTCGCGAGCAGGGCGTTCGACAGACCGAACTCCCGCACGTCGACCCGGTCGCCGGCGCGGGCGCGCGTCAGCTCGCCGATCGCGGCGATCAGCCGGTCCTCCCGGTTCACGACGAGCCCCTCGGTCGTCGCGTCGGCGATGCGCTGCAGCAGCTTCGCCGTGGTGTCGATCTCGCCGAAGCGGTCGAGCTGGTCGCGGAGCACGTTCAGCAGCAGCGTGAAGCGCGGCGGCACGCGGTCGATGAAGTACATCGCGTGCGCCTCGTCGAGTTCGAGCACGGCGATATCGGCGTCGAGGCGGCCGCGCACGTCGCTCTCCTGGATCGCCGCGGCGACGACTCCGCGGGAGAAGTTGGATCCGGTGCGGTTGGTGAAGACCCGCAGGCCCCGAGCCTCGAGCAGCTCGACGACCATCTTCGTGGTGGTCGTCTTGCCGTTCGTTCCGCTGACGGCGACCACGCCGTAGGGCAACCGCCCCAGCACGCGCCCGAGGAACCCGGGGTCGAGCTTCTCGATGACGAGACCGGGCAGGGCTGAGCCGCCGCCGCGGAGCCGGGCGACCTGGCGCACCGTCTTGCCGACGACGGCCGAAAGCACATCACGCATGCGTCCAGCCTAGAGGCAGCGCCCGGCGCCGCCGAACGCGCACGCCGGGGCAGCCGCCTCCCGTCACTCGGCGGCGTGCCGCCCCGGAGGCCGGCCCCGGAGCTCCCGGGTGAGCAGCTCTGGCCGTACGCGGCCCGTCCGCTCGATGCGCTGCTCGCGGCGCCACGCGTCGATCGCCGCGTGGTTGCCGCTCAGCAGCACGTCGGGGATCGCGCGCTCGCGCCAGTTGGCGGGCTTCGTGAAGCTCGGGTACTCGAGCAGCCCATCCGCTTCGTGAGACTCCTCGACGAGGCTCTCCGGGTTGCCCACCACGCCGGGCACGAGCCTTCCGATCGCCTCGATCATCGCGATCGCGGCGACCTCTCCCCCGTTGAGCACGTAGTCGCCGATGCTGACGAGCCGCACGCGCCCCCGGCTCGCGTACTCGTCGAACACGCGCTGGTCGATGCCCTCGTAACGGCCGCAGCCGAACACGAGGTGGCGCTCGTCTGCGAGCTCGCGGGCCATCGCCTGCGTGAAGACCTCGCCGGCCGGCGACGGGAAGATGATGAGCGGCTCGGCGCCCGCCTCGGCGTCGCCCAGGATGCCGTCGAGCGCCTCGCCCCACGGCTCCGGCTTCATCACCATGCCGGCTCCGCCGCCCGCGGGCGTGTCGTCGACGGTGCGGTGCTTGTCGTGCGCCGAGTCGCGCAGGTCGTGCACGTGCACGTCGATGAGTCGGCGCTGGCGCGCCTTGCCGAGCAGCGAGAGCTCGAGTGCGTCGAAGTAGCCGGGGAAGATCGAGACGACGTCGATCCTCATGCCGACGGCCCCGTCGCGCCGCCCGGCTCCGGTTCGGCCGTGTCGTCGTGCTCCGAACCGCGATCCCCATCAGCGCGCGCGGAGCCGTCCGTGCCGTCGGATTCGGCCTCCGACGCGTCGAAGAGACCCGCCGGCGGCGTGACGCGCACGACGCCCGCCTCGATATCGACGCTCGGCACGATGGCGGTGACGAACGGCACGAGCACCGGGCCGGCGTCGGTCGTGACCACCAGCAGATCCTGCGCCGGGAGGTGCTGCACCTCGGCGACGACCCCGAGCTTCACGGGCGCCCCTCCGGGTTCGTCGGCGTCGCGCACCACGTCCAGCCCCACGAGCTGGTGGTGGTACCACGCGTCCTCCTCCTCGCCCTCGGCGACGGCCTGCTCGTCGATCCAGAGGATCGCGCGCACGATGCTCTCGGCAGCCGTGCGATCGGCGACCTCGGCGAAGAACGCGACGGGCGACTCGTTGAACCACCGGAGTTCGCGCATCGTGATCGTGCGACCGAACCAGGGCGAGCCCTCTGGCACCTGCAGGTGGAACTCGGCCCCGGGAACGAACCGGAGCTCGGGATTGTCGGTGAAGAGCTCGACCTTGAGGCCGCCCTTCAGCCCGTGCGGTTTCGTGAGGCGCCCGACGCGCAAACTCCCCGCCCCGCTCGCGGGACGGGGAGCGTGCACGCGCCCATTCGGCTCTGCCATCAGGCTTCAGGCTCCGCACCCTCGGCGCCGTCCGTGTCGACGACGTCGACGCGGACGCGCGCGCCGTCGGCGAGCGACAGCACGAGCGTGCGCAGTGACGACGCCGTGCGACCGCCGCGACCGATGACGCGGCCGAGGTCGCTCGGATGCACGCGCACCTCGAGCACGTCGCCGCGGCTCCCGTCGCGGGCATCGACGCGCACCCGCTCAGGGTGATCGACGATGCCGCGAACGAGGTGCGCGAGCGCCTCCGCGAGAGCCTGCTGAGTCACAGGCGTCAGGCCTCGGTCGACTCGTCAGCGGATTCCGCGGCCGGGGCCTCATCTGCTGCAGGGGCGGCCTTCTCGGCCTTGGGGCGCAGCACGGGCTTCTTCGCGGCGTCGGCCTCGAACGGAACCTTCGCCTCGGGGGCGAGGATCTTCGACTCGGTCTCGCCGGTGCCGGTGAACTTGCCCCAGTCGCCCGAGAGCTTGAGGATGGCGGCGACCTGCTCGGTCGGCTGCGCGCCGACGCTCAGCCAGTACTGCGCGCGGTCGGAGTCGACCTCGATGAACGAGGGGTTCTCGGTCGGGTGGTACTTGCCGATCTCCTCGATGACGCGGCCGTCGCGCTTGGTGCGCGAGTCGGCGACGACGATGCGGTAGTAGGGCGCGCGGATCTTGCCGAGGCGCTTGAGACGGATCTTGACAGCCATGATGACTCCTTGAATCGATGAACGACGCCGCGTCTCGTGCCGATTGGCCGGATCGCGGAAGCGTGGGCGCGCGAATTGCGCGAACCCGTCAATACTGCCACACCTGGGGCAGCATTGCAATTTTTGCTGCGACCGGGCTTTTTATCGCATGCCCTTGCCGAGCATCTGCTGCAGCTTCGCGAGATCCTCTTCGCTCGGCTGCCCCGCGCCGCCCGCACCGAGCCCGAAGCCGGTGCCGCTCTGACCGCCGCCGGCCGGCTTCGCGGCGATGCCCGCGGCCTCCTGCGCGCGCTTCGCCGGGTTGCCCGACTGCCGCTTGCCCTTGCCCTTCGCCGGCTGCTGCTTCTTGCGGCCGCCGCCCATTCCGGGCACCGGGCCCATGCCGGGGATCTGCGGCACGCCGCCGCGAGCCACGGTCTTCATCATCTTCGCCGCCTGCTCGAAGCGCTGCACGAGCTGGTTCACGTCGGTGACGGTCATGCCCGAGCCCTTGGCGATGCGCAGCCGTCGCGAACCGTTGAGCAGCTTCGGGTTCTCGCGCTCGGCCTTCGTCATCGACTGGATGATCGCCTCGGTGCGCACGATCTCGCGCTCGTCGAAGTTGTCGAGCTGCGACTGCATCTTGCCCATGCCGGGCAGCATGCCCATCATCTTCTTCAGCGATCCAGCCTTGCGCAGCTGCTGCATCTGCCCGAGGAAGTCGTCGAGGGTGAACGCGTCCTTCGCGATCTTCTCGGCGACCTTGCGCGCCTCCTCCTCGTCGAACGCGGACTGCGCCTGCTCGATGAGGGTGAGGATGTCGCCGAGGTCGAGGATGCGGCTCGCCATGCGGTCGGGGTGGAACGGCTCGAAGTCCTTCAGCCCTTCGCCGGTGGAGGCGAAGAGGATCGGCCGGCCGGTGACGCTGCGGATGGAGAGCGCGGCGCCGCCGCGCGCATCGCCGTCGAGCTTCGTGAGCACGACGCCGGTGAAGTCGACGCCCTCCTGGAAGGCCTGGGCCGTGGCGACGGCGTCCTGGCCGATCATCGCGTCGATGACGAAGAGCACCTCGTCGGGGTCGGTCGCCTTGCGGATGTCGGATGCCTGACGCATGAGCTCGGCGTCGACGCCGAGGCGGCCCGCGGTGTCGATGATGACGAAGTCGTAGTGCTTGGAGCGCGCCTCTGCGACGCCGCGCTTCGCGACCTGCACCGGATCGCCGACGCCGTTGCCCGGCTCGGGCGCGAAGATCTCGGCTCCGGCCTGCTCGGCGACGACGCCGAGCTGCGTCACCGCATTCGGGCGCTGCAGGTCGCAGGCGACGAGCAGCGGGGTGTGCCCTTGGTCGCGGAGCCACTTCGCGAGCTTGCCGGCGAGCGTCGTCTTGCCGGCGCCCTGCAGGCCCGCCAGCATAATGACGGTGGGAGGGTTCTTCGCGAACTGCAGCCGCCGCTGCTCGCCGCCGAGAATGGCGACGAGCTCCTCGTTGACGATCTGCACGACCTGCTGCGCCGGGTTGAGCGCCTGATTCACCTCGTCGCCGAGCGCGCGCTCCCGCACCTTCGCGGTGAACTCCTTGACGACGTCGAGCGCGACGTCGGCCTCGAGCAGGGCGCGACGGATCTCGCGGACCGTGCTGTCGACGTCGGACGCGGAGAGCTTGCCCTTCGACCGGAGGTTCTTGAGGGTGTCGGTCAGTCGCGCCGAGAGGTTTCCGAAAGTAGCCATAGCGGGTTCATTCTAGCCCGCATCGGGCCGGGGCTCGGCCCTCGTGAGCGGATCCTCCGGGAGGGGGCTCACGGGGCCGCATGCCGACCCGAGCGACGTGCGGGGCCGGAGCCGCCTACTCGTAGGTGTAGAACCCGCGGCCGCTCCCCTTGCCGAGGTACCCCTTGTCGATGTACTCGCGCTTCAGGTACTCGGCGAAGGCGCGTGCGCCCGGCTTCTCGCTGTCCTTGTTCAGCATGTAGGGAGTCATCATGCCGATCACGTCGAAGATCTGGAACGGGCCGAGCGGAGCCCCGGTGCCGATGCGCCACGTGCGGTCGATGTCCTCGGGGGTCGCGACGCCGCCCATGAGCAGCCCGCTCGCCGCGTCGAGCAGAGGCACGAGGAGCGAGTTCAGCACGTAGCCCGGCTGCTCCTTGAGCACGCGGATCGGCACCATCCCGATCTCCTCGGCGAACCGGGCCACGGCCTCGAAGGCCTGGGGGTCGGTGCCCGCGTGCCCCATCACTTCTCCGGTGTTGTTCTTCCACACCTCGTTCGCGAAGTGCAGCGCGAGGAACCGCTCGGGGTGGCCCGACGCGGGCGCGATGTCGCTCGGCAGCAGCGTGGAGGAGTTCGTGGCGAAGATCGTCTCGGCGGGCGCGAGCTCGCCGACGCGGCGCCACGTGTCGCGCTTGATCTCGAGATTCTCGGGCACGGCCTCGATCACGAGCTCGGCCTGCGCGAGCGCCTCGCCCAGGTCGGTGGTGGCGCGGATCCGGCCGACCGCCGCGTCGAGCTTCTCGGGGGTCGCGTCGGGCAGGTCGCGCAGGTAGAGCGGCTTCAGGTACGCCCAGCGCTCGGCGAGCTTGCCGATCGCCGCGTCGTCGATGTCGTAGGCGACGACGTCCTTGCCGAAGTAGGCCGCCTGGAAGGCGATCTGGGAGCCGAGTACTCCGGTGCCGAGTACGGTGAGACGCTGCATGATGACCCTTTCTCGATGTGCGGGCCCGGGTGAGGTCCGCTCCATCACCGGTCTACTCCTCCTCGCGCGATCCCGCTGCGGATTACGCGCACGGCGATCAGCCGATGAGCTGCTGGGCGAACACGTGCGGCGTGAAGCCGGTGAGGTCGCCGATGCCCTCGCCCTGCCCGACGAGCTTGACGGGAAGGCCGGTCTTCTCCTGCACGGAGAGCACGAACCCGCCCTTCGCCGATCCGTCGAGCTTCGTGAGCACGAGCCCGGTCACGCCGGCGTGCTGGATGAACGCCTCGGCTTGCGCGAGCCCGTTCTGGCCGGTCGTCGCGTCGAGCACGAGGAGCACCTCGGAGACCGGCGCCTGCTTCTCGATGACGCGCCGCACCTTGCCGAGCTCGTCCATGAGGCCGCCCTTCGTCTGCAGGCGGCCGGCGGTGTCGATGATGGCGATCTCGTACTCGGCGTCGATGGCGCGCTGCACCGTCTGGAACGCCACGGATGCCGGGTCCTGCCCGGCCTGCTGGGGCTTCACGATGTCGACGCCCGCGCGCTCGGCCCACGTCGCGAGCTGCTCGACCGCGGCCGCGCGGAACGTGTCGGCCGCACCGACGAGCACGCGCTTGTCGAACGCGGTCAGGTACTTCGCGAACTTGCCGATCGTCGTCGTCTTGCCGACGCCGTTCACCCCCACCACGAGGATGACCGCCGGCCGCTCCGAGAGGCGGAGCGTCGGATCGTACGCAGCGAGTCGCTCCTCGATGGCGTCGCGGAGCATGCGGCGCATCTCCGCGACCTCCGTGACGCGGTGGCGCTCGACGTCGGCGCGCAGCCCGTCGAGGATCGACTCGGTCACATCGGGGCCGAAATCGGCCGTGATGAGCGCGGTCTCGAGATCGTCCCAGGTCTCCTCGGTGATGAGCTCGGGCCCGCTGAAGAGATTGCGGAATGCTTTCGAGAAAGACCAGGATCGCTCTGCCATGCCCCCAGACTACCGCCGCCCGCGGCCCCTCCTCGGAGCGCGGTGCTCGCGCGAATTCGCATTCCGGCCGCCCCATGCGCACGCGAAGACGGATTGTCGGTATATATTTGGGCGACACTGTTGTCTGGGCGCACCCGACGTCTCGACTGTTCAACGACCAATGGAGGTCCGGTGAACCCGACTCTGCACCGCAGACGAGTGCCCATCAGGGGGATCCTGATGCTGGTGATCGTCGCCCTGCTCGCGATCTTCGCCGCGGCGTTCTCCGCAGCACCGGCCCACGCGGCGGAAGCCTGCGAGCCCGATCCGTCGACCGGCTGCGTGCAGGGCGTGATCAAGCTGAGCAGCGGGGAGCCCGCGCCGGGCATCGCCGTGACGCTCAGCGGCGCGGGGGCCGAGAGCACGACTGAGACGGACGAGGCCGGGCGCTGGGTGTTCAGCGCGACGGAGGCCGGCGCCTACACCGTGGCCGTCGACGAGGAGACGCTGCCCGACGGGCAGTTCTTCAAGTCCGCCGGCGAGCGCGAGGTCGACGTCGAGCTGCAC
It encodes the following:
- the ffh gene encoding signal recognition particle protein, which produces MATFGNLSARLTDTLKNLRSKGKLSASDVDSTVREIRRALLEADVALDVVKEFTAKVRERALGDEVNQALNPAQQVVQIVNEELVAILGGEQRRLQFAKNPPTVIMLAGLQGAGKTTLAGKLAKWLRDQGHTPLLVACDLQRPNAVTQLGVVAEQAGAEIFAPEPGNGVGDPVQVAKRGVAEARSKHYDFVIIDTAGRLGVDAELMRQASDIRKATDPDEVLFVIDAMIGQDAVATAQAFQEGVDFTGVVLTKLDGDARGGAALSIRSVTGRPILFASTGEGLKDFEPFHPDRMASRILDLGDILTLIEQAQSAFDEEEARKVAEKIAKDAFTLDDFLGQMQQLRKAGSLKKMMGMLPGMGKMQSQLDNFDEREIVRTEAIIQSMTKAERENPKLLNGSRRLRIAKGSGMTVTDVNQLVQRFEQAAKMMKTVARGGVPQIPGMGPVPGMGGGRKKQQPAKGKGKRQSGNPAKRAQEAAGIAAKPAGGGQSGTGFGLGAGGAGQPSEEDLAKLQQMLGKGMR
- a CDS encoding 3-hydroxyacyl-CoA dehydrogenase, which codes for MQRLTVLGTGVLGSQIAFQAAYFGKDVVAYDIDDAAIGKLAERWAYLKPLYLRDLPDATPEKLDAAVGRIRATTDLGEALAQAELVIEAVPENLEIKRDTWRRVGELAPAETIFATNSSTLLPSDIAPASGHPERFLALHFANEVWKNNTGEVMGHAGTDPQAFEAVARFAEEIGMVPIRVLKEQPGYVLNSLLVPLLDAASGLLMGGVATPEDIDRTWRIGTGAPLGPFQIFDVIGMMTPYMLNKDSEKPGARAFAEYLKREYIDKGYLGKGSGRGFYTYE
- the ftsY gene encoding signal recognition particle-docking protein FtsY codes for the protein MAERSWSFSKAFRNLFSGPELITEETWDDLETALITADFGPDVTESILDGLRADVERHRVTEVAEMRRMLRDAIEERLAAYDPTLRLSERPAVILVVGVNGVGKTTTIGKFAKYLTAFDKRVLVGAADTFRAAAVEQLATWAERAGVDIVKPQQAGQDPASVAFQTVQRAIDAEYEIAIIDTAGRLQTKGGLMDELGKVRRVIEKQAPVSEVLLVLDATTGQNGLAQAEAFIQHAGVTGLVLTKLDGSAKGGFVLSVQEKTGLPVKLVGQGEGIGDLTGFTPHVFAQQLIG